The Spirochaetota bacterium DNA segment GCCCCGTCTGGCAGTACAAAGCCGATGACATCTCGTTCGCCTACCCCACCGGCTTCATACTCGCGCTTGACAATCGTACCGCGAGCGAGCACACGATAGCCCTCTCCGGCAGCGGCGGCGAACGCATCATCATAACGAAGTGGCCGAAATACAAAGCGCCGACGCTCATGAGATATGCCGAGAACCGCCGGGCGTGGCGCACCGAACGGCTTGATCTTACTATCGCCGACCGCATTCCGGCAGTGCGCTGCATTCACAAAGGCAGTTTCCCGAACACTGCGGAGGGATACGGGCGCAAATACTCCGGCGTTCATCAGCGTTACGATATCGTACACTACCGGTATTTCACGTCACCGCATTGGGCCGAGATCATCGCTATGAACACAGCGCGGCACACCGTGTATATCTGCATCGAGACACCGGTGCGCCGCGCCGACCAATCATGGGATGCTTTCTGGGCCATTGAAAAAAGTATTGTATTCTAAAGGGCTGCCGGCCATACAAAGACAATATCCCTTGTCATCTTTTTTCCCTCCGTGAGCTTTGTGGACTCCGTGAGAAATTTTTTCTTCTCTCAAAGGCAAGCGGTTGAACGAAAGAAAACAATCCTCTTGCGACATCAGAAAAAGCTCGGGAACAATGCGCGCTCACCGAGGAATACCGCGATACCCGCCGCGTATCCCAACAGGGCGAGCAGACTTATCCGCTTGAGATACCAGAGAAAATCAATCTTTTCCATACCCATGGCAGCAACACCGGCAGCGGAGCCGATGATGAGCATGCTCCCGCCGGTACCGGCACAATAGGCGAGGAATTGCCAGAACGCACTGTCCGCCGGATGCGCCGAGAGCGGATACATCCCCATGGCCGCGGCGACGAGCGGTACATTATCGACGACGGCGGAGATGACGCCGATAAGTACCACGATCATGGCTTCATTCTTTACTGTCGTGTTCAGGAACACCGCCGTCCGCTCGAGCACACCGACGGCATCGAGCGCGGCTATGCAGAGCAATATGCCGAGAAAGAAGAGCACGCTCGCACTGTCGATCTTCTGCAGCGCGCGCCCGACGGATAATTTCGTGCGATGCTCATGCTCCTTGCCGCGATGCATTATCTCGGTCGTTATCCACAGGACGGAAAGGCCCAACAGCATGCCGAGGAACGGCGGGAGATGCGTTATCGATTTGAACACCGGGACAAAGAGGAGCGCGCCGATGCCGAGGAAGAACACGACATTCTTCCCGGCGGTCACCTGCGCAGCCCCTCGCTCGATGCGGGCGACCTTGCCTCGTATCGACGGTGAAATAACGATGAGCGGAACGAAAAGGCACGCAAGGGACGGAAGAAAGAGATGCTTGATGGTAGCAAGTGTCGTGATATTTCCGCCTATCCAGAGCATGGTCGTCGTTACGTCGCCGATGGGCGTCCATGCCCCGCCGGCATTCGTAGCGATAATGATGATGCCCGCAAAGACGAGACGATCGTCACGGTCGCTCAACAGCTTTCGAACAAGCGACACCATCACTATCGTCGTCGTCAGATTGTCGAGGACCGATGAAAGTAAGAACGCCGTAATGCCGATTATCCAGAGCAACGTCCTTTTACTTCTGGTCTGTATCCGGTTCGTGATCACGTCGAATCCGCCGTGTGCATCGATCAATTCCACGATGGTCATGGCGCCGAGAAGGAAGAACAATATCTCCGCGACCCCCTCGAAGTGAGCCGTAAGTGCCTCCTGCACAAGGTGCTTGTCCGGGACCCAGAGCACATAGATCGTCCAGGCGATTATTCCCGCAGCAAGGGCGCTCGCTGCTTTATTGATATGGACCTTGTGCTCGAACGCAATGAATGCGTATCCGATAACGAACACGGCAACAACGGCGATCACCATAGTTACATCCTTATGTACGCACCATAATGGCAATCGATAATTCTGTCAATTGACATATACGATCCATCGATTATAGTGCCCTGACCGAGGTCATAAGACATGCGCGGTCTATTTCGCCTGCCGTCCGGGATTATCCTCAATCTCCTGTTCTGCGTCTATGCCCTGCTCTATTCGGCATTCCTGAGACCATTTGTGTTTCCCGCCGCGCACACCGCGGTTACAGCCGCGGAAAAATCGCCAAACCCCGTATTCGGCGTACTGGTGCTTCTCGCTTTTATTTTCGAAACGATCGGTATGCGAATACACATGCTTTGGATACGCGAACGTTTCGCCGGACGCGCGCCAAAAAGCTATTCCGGACCGGTACTCGTCATGATAGGGCACCTTGTCGTTTCTTTTCTTCTCGGTATAGCGGCAATGACGTCGTTCTTCGGATCCGCATCGCCGCCCATTGTGGTTGTCATCATCGTCGTTCTCCTCGTACTGGCGCGGGAAGGATATATCGCTGTGCTCATCTACAATGTCGATACCCCACCAGCAACGACTGTCTCATTCCCCCTGCGCCTTGTCGCACATCTCATGCTCTTCTCATTCGTCTGCATTGCCTATACGGTGGCATGGGAGGCATTCACCCTGAGCGATATCGATCAGACGTTCAATGTGCTCGAACCGATTACCATCGTCGCATACCTCGGCATGCTCCTTGTCGGCGCGATGGTGCTCATCCCGATCCGCCTCGGATACTATATGGAAGAACGCCTCTCAGCGGGAACAACACGGGAAAAGATCCTTCTCGCCATATCTGTTCTTGTAATGATATCGCTTGCCAGTTCGCCGATGTTCCGCATCTATTCGGCGGAGGACTATGCTCGCCGCGGGCGAAAGATAGTATCGTATTATCCCGTCAAAGCGCTCAACGATTTCAGCAAAGCGATCGCGCTTGCGCCGACGAACCCCGTGTATTATGCCGATCGAGCGCTCGCATATCGTGGACTTCGGGATAACGAGAACGCGCGGAGCAATTTCAATGCAGCGATAGCGCTGGATGATTCCCGTGCCATGTCATATGTCGGGCGCGGCGACCTCTTCTTCAGCGAAGGCAATACCGCAAACGCAAAACGCGATTATTATCGTGCGATGGAGCTCGCCCCGAGTAATTATCTGGTTCACTTCGCCGTCGGTCGATTCCACGCCGAAGAACGAGAGTATGCCGCCGCCCTATCCGCACTCTCGCGGGCTGTCGCTCTTCGGAAAAACCATACCGCGGCGCTCGAATATCGCGGGTATGTCTATGAGGCCACACGAAATGACACGGCCGCCATTGCCGATTATCGTATCGCGGCTTCGAACCACAGCCGGTATGCAAGGGAACGGCTGCGGAAGCGATATACGATAGAGCTTCCGAAAAAAGATGACGATGACAACGATTAAACAGTTGCAGCCTTTTTCACCCTACTTCCGCGGCGATTCCACGAGCATGAGATCGACATGCAGCCGCTCGATATTGACGCGCGCAACGAGCACGCGCACCCTGTCGCCGAGCATATACGACCGCTTCCCTCCCGTACCGACAATGGAATGGTCCGCTTCATTGAAATGGAACCGGTCCCCGGCAAGGTCCTGATAGCGAACCAGCCCCTCGGCACCGAATTCGCTTATGCGCACGAATATCCCGAACGCAGTGACCCCGGTGATGATGCCGTCATATTCAAGTCCGACCTTACCCTTGAGGAAACGCGCGCCCTTGATCTTCGCGAGTTCGCGTTCCGCGTCGACAGCGATGCGTTCCTGCTTCGAGCAGTGGTCCGCCACCGCGGCAAGCTCCACTATCTCGCTCTCGGAGAGCTTCCCCTGCCCGCGTATTATCTTCCTGAGTATGCGGTGTATCACCAGGTCGGAATAACGACGTATCGGCGAAGTGAAATGCGTGTAGTAATCGAATCCAAGGCCGTAATGGCCGATGTTCTCAATGCCGTAATACGCCTGCTTCATCGAACGAAGGAGGAGCGTAAGCAGAAGCTCCTCATCGGGCTTGCCCTTCATCGATGCGCGGAAGGACTTGAAATCCGCCTCACCCGTCTTGGGATCGCGGTT contains these protein-coding regions:
- the nhaD gene encoding sodium:proton antiporter NhaD, whose amino-acid sequence is MVIAVVAVFVIGYAFIAFEHKVHINKAASALAAGIIAWTIYVLWVPDKHLVQEALTAHFEGVAEILFFLLGAMTIVELIDAHGGFDVITNRIQTRSKRTLLWIIGITAFLLSSVLDNLTTTIVMVSLVRKLLSDRDDRLVFAGIIIIATNAGGAWTPIGDVTTTMLWIGGNITTLATIKHLFLPSLACLFVPLIVISPSIRGKVARIERGAAQVTAGKNVVFFLGIGALLFVPVFKSITHLPPFLGMLLGLSVLWITTEIMHRGKEHEHRTKLSVGRALQKIDSASVLFFLGILLCIAALDAVGVLERTAVFLNTTVKNEAMIVVLIGVISAVVDNVPLVAAAMGMYPLSAHPADSAFWQFLAYCAGTGGSMLIIGSAAGVAAMGMEKIDFLWYLKRISLLALLGYAAGIAVFLGERALFPSFF
- a CDS encoding tetratricopeptide repeat protein; amino-acid sequence: MRGLFRLPSGIILNLLFCVYALLYSAFLRPFVFPAAHTAVTAAEKSPNPVFGVLVLLAFIFETIGMRIHMLWIRERFAGRAPKSYSGPVLVMIGHLVVSFLLGIAAMTSFFGSASPPIVVVIIVVLLVLAREGYIAVLIYNVDTPPATTVSFPLRLVAHLMLFSFVCIAYTVAWEAFTLSDIDQTFNVLEPITIVAYLGMLLVGAMVLIPIRLGYYMEERLSAGTTREKILLAISVLVMISLASSPMFRIYSAEDYARRGRKIVSYYPVKALNDFSKAIALAPTNPVYYADRALAYRGLRDNENARSNFNAAIALDDSRAMSYVGRGDLFFSEGNTANAKRDYYRAMELAPSNYLVHFAVGRFHAEEREYAAALSALSRAVALRKNHTAALEYRGYVYEATRNDTAAIADYRIAASNHSRYARERLRKRYTIELPKKDDDDND